Within the Platichthys flesus chromosome 16, fPlaFle2.1, whole genome shotgun sequence genome, the region GACTTActattatcataattatttatttattttatgggattgaaataatatatttttttaagataaTAAATACAATGCTGCATTGGATTTTCATGACCTGCTTACGTGTATATTCTAGCTCTGTATGTTTCATACTATAAATCATATCctaatttttatataaaatctcATTGTAACTTCATTAtctgttcattatttttttactcaTAAAATGTCAGAACATTTTGACAAATTATTGAATCAATAACTTTTGCCAAGAACCCACAAAACATatgtaaaattattatttaaatgtatccaAAACCCCAAATAGATTTATAAAACTCATAATTGAGACTTATTGATCAAAAAGGTTAAATATTTTtagattaaataatatattgatgTCTTTGTCCCCTATATCCTGACTCATATGAAATCTTTTTCCTGACAGAGGCACAGCAGCCATCGGTCCGCTCATCACCGCTCTGAAGTGTGGCCAAAGTATCACATACGAAGGCAAAGAGGTTCTGTATGACAATTGAGCCTCTCAGATTTCACATGGCAGCTCCTGGTTGTGTCTGctgacagtgttgttgttgttgttttttccttatAGATCCGACCTGAGCAGGTTTGCACTCCCACTGACCCCGGACCAATCTTTATCGTTGTTGAGTGTCCGTCTGACGAGTTCATCAAAGGTGTTTGCACCAACCAACAACTGAGGAGGTGACGTTGATTATCTTAGACCTAGATTTGAAACACTTACTGTGTCTTTTGCTGAAGGAAACTGAGTTCAGTCTCTCATCCCGTCTAGACACCAGACAGGAGGGACGGAGGACTCTGCTGTGCTGGTGGTTCACATGACCCCAGAGTCTGTTTTGAAAACCGATGAATACAAAGAGTGGATGGAAAGGTGTGACATCTGACGCTGTAAAGCCACACTCCATTGAAATTATTACCATTTGATGTTCAGAGGCTTAAGGTTTTCTCTGTATTTGCAGGTTTCCATCCTCCACAGAACACCTGATCCTGAATGAGCAGGTTTCTACTGACCACAACATCAGAAGTCACAAGATTCAAGCTCAGCTGAACATGATTCACCCCGAGATCTTTCCACAACTCAGCTCTTCACAAACAAAGGTAAAACATGCTGTCACTTCTTGAATTATACATCTAACAATAATTCCAGAAATTTTAGTCTGTCTTAATGTGGCTCATATATCTGGAGAACAGTTCACCTTCATGCCCTGTTGCAAGGAAGTACAGTGTCTTATTTAGTGCAAATTGGACATTTTGATTCCACCGAGATGGTCAGACTTCTTTACTTTGATGATGGAGAAGGTTTTTCTTCTAGAGGAACGTTGAATCCACACATGACAGACAATGATTAACTTTAACAAGGCACTGGGTCAACGTCTATTCATTCTTAACCAgaggctgtaaataaagaaggaTGTCACTTCTTCACTTTTCCCACTATCAAGAAACCAAACCCTGCCATCTTGCACCGATTCAGTATTATTCATCATCATAATTTCCCATAGCAAGTCAAAGGGTTGTGGTTAGTTCAGAATTCAGACTGTGGAgttttaataaagatggacgacggcTCCCCTTCCTTCCATTTtactaaaataaacaaaaatattgtgGATACTGTCACTGCAATCTTGCACACACCATTTGGTGCCAGAGTCTGCAGTAGTGGTCAAGGGCTGAAGCCAAGGTATCAAGGTCCCACTGGTGTATGCTCTCTACCAGGTGTgggtcagtgtcagctgtcaatcattatgttGTAACCAGTTTTTATGTCATCAAATAATAGTCAGCCACCAAACGCTCCACTTTTGGGATCTGTCAtgatgtccatctttattattattcaatggTTGAGGTTACAGTGTTCATACCTGACCTTAGCCTGTAAAAGttttggattttttaaatgattatttggGTTCGGGCTCAGACACGTTGGCTAGGATCTACTTTATTTTTTCTGCTGCACATGCAAAACTCCCTGATGAAGTCAGGGAGTTTTTTTGAATCAAGGAGAGTTTAGAAAATCAGTTTTACAGATTAGGATGAAACCTGTGCtacaatgcttttatttttagaattttctttaacattttataatttttagtTTGGTTAATGTCCCATCCGTaaacatagaggaggcagggtttttgACTTATACTGccgtcagccaccagggggcaatcaggcactttggcttcacctttatGAGCCATCCTGTCATCTTTCTATAAAGTCTATAACCAAACACTTTTTTTCCCAGAGAGCAAAATAGGTCTGGTGTTAGTGCTTTCAAAACAAGAGTTCTCAAAGTAATGAATCAGATTTGgtacaaaaagaaaacctcaTTAAACcgtattttttttccctcaggaGCCTCAGGCCGCCCTGCATGTCCCTAACGTCAGAGCCGAGTGCCTGCTCAAGTTCCAGCTCAGACCTGTAATGGAGTGGCAAAGGTTAGTTTGTCCTTCAGTTCCCCCAATTTAGCCtgtgttactctgcagctctgaGTGCCGCCTTGTCACAGAAAACAATCTTGAATGGACCATTGCCCTcaacctctttctttcttcctcttcttctgtaaACTCGTCTTACTAGTGTcagtgtgttctttttttttctgtgctgtTTCTGTCAAGCACTTTGGAGGCGCTGTGAAAAGAATCCCTGTTTTCCCTTGCCGGTGCTTTTGTGGGCAGTGGTGTGTGTCTTCTTGACTCTGTATCTCATTCGTTAGAGATGCTATCCCCTCCTGCAACGCTGAGGAGTTTGTGCAAGAGGCCTCCGAGGTTCCAAACTTTCTGGAAGAGGTGGAAAAGTGCAGGAAGATATGCTCCATTGATGCTGCAGAGCCTTCTGGTCAGTTCTCTGGAAATACAGAGGCATATTTGAGCTTTTACACAAAACGTCTTAGATTGAAGAGAAGCGATGTTCAAGAAAATAATACATCTCTCCTACATTTTTAataacacttcctgtttatgtTTGCCTACTCCTGACATTGTACATTtatgtgttaaaatgttttctacTGCAGGACGAGGAGAAAAATACCCAGAGGTGGTTTTCTTGGGAACAGGATCTGCTCTTCCAATGAAGATCAGAAACGTCAGTGGCACCTTAGTAAATATCAGGTTTggatcttatttatttaattcacaaacCAAGACATGGATTATAAACCTATTTAGCTACCTCCGCCACAGTAGGTTGCGTTTTCACCTCTGTTAGTTTGTTAGCAAgactacacaaaaactactggacggataaCCATGAAACGTaaggaaggatgtggtataggTCAGGGAAGTACAAAAAACCCTGTACAGAGTGACATTCTAGAGActtataattttgttttttaaaactcaaTTCAAAAGGGGAAATTATGGACTGATTTCAAAACTATCATCATAAttgctttattgtttttgttgttgttattattacttCAGTCAGACCTCAGGTACAACATTTTAAActgcaaaacacaaattaaagaggagcagggagaggacACCTTTTACGACTAATCTGTATTCGCATGTTTGcacctttgttttttcttcatcttgaAAAACCAGATATATATTATGTGAGCAGTTTACAGTGACTACTACTCCAATACCAGTGGCTAATCATCTGAATTTAAGGCCTTAGATGTAAATATTAAGATAAATTTAATTGTTGGTTTTAACTATATTTTTGATACACTTCaaaattgtttaaatgtttttgcgGAATGCTTAATGTAAGACGTAATATGCAGATATTAGCACGCTTTAATAAAACTATAAACAAGACCAACCTGGAACAGATAACTGATGGTCTACAAACATCCTGATCAGAATGGGTCTTGGTTCACTTAGCTTGTCTGAGTTATAGACATTAGACATCTACTGTCTCTGTCAGTGTTTTGAGCAATAACATGGTGTTCCCAGGGCTATTTTCTACTCGTCTACCTCACCTCATCTTTAATTATGGGAAAGTGTTCGTAATTCTTGGATACTGATTTTCCTTCATATCTGTTGTactcttacattttttttcataatggtctTAAAAGTCTTTGGTTTAACTTGTTAAAACCTGCAGAAAAACTGACCTGGAAACACAAGAATAAAGACAAACCATTATTTGGATTTTCCTCTGTCCAGTGtagattttctcttttctaacCTTTCCTTCATGCATGTGTTTACTCCTGTTTGTAGCCCGAGTCAGTCGATCCTGTTGGACTGTGGAGAGGGAACCTTCGGTCAGCTCTGCAGACACTACGGGGAGGACGTGAACAAAGCGCTCTCCAAGATTTCAACTGTCTTTATCTCACACATGCATGCTGACCACCACACAGTAAGCAGCCCTGCATCATGGTGAATTGAGAACTGAACACAACACTGGTAAATACTGATCCTAATGTCCAACCCTTCTGTCTCAGGGGCTGCTGAATCTGTTGTACCAGAAGGAAAGAGCAATGGTAAAGaataaaatctaatttttaATACAATTACACTATTTCCTTCGCTCATTTAATATGTTAAAGTTGCTTGAATTCAATTCGGCTGATGTTGTCTGGTTTGTTTTTGCAATTATGTGTCGTTAAGTTTTCTCAATTGTCTTTGCTATTTATACAAGGTCATCGCTGATATTACTCTAtgatcatgtttttgtgtgtaagaATTTGACATAATGCCTTTGACtaactttttcatatttatgtctCTAGATGACGCTAGGAAAAGAGTTAAGCCCCATTTACCTGATTGCGCCGTCCCAGATCATGACCTGGCTCAACCAGTATCATGACTACTGCGAGGAAATCCTCAGCCATGTTAAGTAGGTGGACACGAAAGACCTCGTAGCATCATATTTCAAACTTGAGCTTCACACTTTCAGAatgtaaaatagtttttgtttaGGATGGGTCCgatgtacagttttttttcttcatcatcaaGAAATCTTgggaaaagaccaaaaccaaacATTAAAGAGAGATATTAACTTCTACTGAACAACAGCGCCTTCTGCAGCCATACGTGGTGATGCATTCTGTTGGGCTTCAAgctattaaagggatagttcacagaaaaattatGATCTACTCTCCATTGctccaatggaggggtgggtgaagttttTGAATCATTAGCATCGCCACTTCCTGTAGCTGACTGTGTAAATGGTGCCATTTTGAGTCAAATATGAGTTGATTATTTTCTCGTGAGagaaaatccagaaaaacaGCAGATTTATCACTTAAATCCTTGTTAATCTGAAGCCTGTACGAGAAAATCTGTGGATACTTCGGTCCATGGCGTTTTAGACATGCTGTAGGCGGGCTCTAGTGATACTTACAATGTAAATGTCCTAAGTGGCCACTGAACAGAGACATAGTTCAACAAGAtctcttctctgcttctctttcctccgcTTAAGTTTTTTATGTGTACCATAGACTTTTTCGTTCTGGTTGATTCGATGTTGAAATCTTGACCGTCTTAAAATGTTCTTATCTTGTTTTCAGTTTCGTCTCAAACAAGTTTCTATGTGATCGTGCTGATTCTCCCACACAGCGGACAAGTTCACTCATCAAAGCATGCCTGAAGAAGAACGATCTGCAGAAGGTCTGTTTGAACATGGCCTCCttcaatattttaaaagaaaaaaggtttctAGGTGTTCTTCTAattctgtgtgttgctgtgtgccTCAGTTCCAGACGTGCATAGTGCGTCACTGTAAGAACGCCTTCGCCTGCAGCTTCACGCACAACTCCGGCTGGAAATTGGCCTTCTCTGGCGACACCATGCCCTGCGATGGATTGGTTCAAATCGGTTAGTAGCACTCGGAGTGATTAGAGCCCATATTTCAATCAAGTGTGTCTAGACAGACAATCTGTTGGTAATAGCAAATTGAGTGTACGCTCTCAATATTTCAAAGATTCATATAAGGCCATCTTAACCTTAGCCTGACTACACAGAATGTTCTGAATAATTTATCCAATATTTCTCAGTGCTTCGGATCACTCTCATCGCTGGCAGGCTCTTCTAATGGTTCCTGAGGGATACCACTTCATTGACTCCCTTTAAATTGCTTGGCTGGATTCAGTCCAAGAAAAGCCTCCCAGAGACAGCGAGCGTATCCCATGCCTGTTCATTATAAATGGCTCAGCTCACCAGACAAACAGGGCGTGCCAGTTCTTGATCACGCCGACTACCTGATTGATTTCCTGTGGGACAGGAAGAGACTGTAAGTGCTTCTCTGTGATGCGTTGCTTTCCATCGCAGGAAGGAATGCAACCCTGCTCATACACGAGGCCACGCTGGAGGACgggatggaagaggaggctgtggaGAAGAGGCACAGGTGAGTAAAACAAAAATTTTCACCACGCGGCTCAGTTAATGTAATTTATGCAAGTGTTTAAAACCATTGAAAAAGGGAAATTGGAGAAGTTAAAGCTGTCAGCCAGCTAAAGAAATGTTCTTTATTGGCTCTTGGAGGTTGCACTTATTTTTTTAGTGGCTTATTAAATTTCTTTACTCTCCTCAGACAATTgccattgatttttttcttctacaCATTTTATAGTTGCAGAGTGAGCGTCTGTCTTCACAAAAGCATCATTTTATGTCTTtggaaaacaatataaacatgGAAACAGtcccttttgagaaaataacaaaaatacaagTTGAGTGAGAAAGCTGCGTAATGCCAATCTGTGACTTAATGGATTCTTGTTTTTGCCGACAGTACGACCTCTCAGGCCATCGGTATCGGCATGAAAATGAACGCCAAGTTCATAATGCTGAACCACTTCAGCCAGCGTTATGCTAAGATCCCTCTCTTCAGCGAGGACTTCAACGACAGAGTTGGAATATCCTTCGACCACATGAAAGTAAGTTGCAATGTAGACGTGCAGGTCACACGCATTGTGTTTTGGGAAATTGCTTCTAACCCGCACATGGGCTCATGGATGCAGCAATCAGACACactaaagccccttttccactggtctaACACCCACTctcatctggcttttgtctgcaatggcaATAGATACAATCATCATTCTAAGAAACTCTTCGACTGCCACCAGCTTTTTTCAGAaagtttatttgaatttataaacaaacaaacgtgtacctgctaattttggtgtaaaagactTGTcactgagcactttattagggaAACTACACTAAACCTGGGTAGTTCTCACTTTGTTTGATTATGTCACATAATCTCTGGAGAATTGTCAGCTGCACCTTCATGCTGCCAATCTACCCCTTCTCAGAGggttttatttactgtatatctGGTGAGTGGGGCAGGCCACTGATGTTACCCATCATCCACATGAAGCCAGTTTGAGATGGTGCAGTATCATGGAGGACGAATCCATCCATATGCTCTGGCCATTAAGGGATGAACATCATGGTCAGAGAGGCTGTGGCCTTCAAACAATGATTTAATTCTTCATATATTTGGTCAGATTATtggctttgttttaattattgtttgaaCTGAGATTTTCTGTTATTGATAGAATCCAATGTAAAATTACTTAAGGTCCTGGGTTTTGTAAAAAGTATATATGTTTTAAGTTTTAGTAAAGCTGTAATTTTTAATggtattttaattgtttgtgatCTACCTGCTGCTCTCAACTGTAAGTCAGTATATAAAAGGAAGAATcacttaataaaatatatacaggTGAGAGCAGACAAATAATTCCAATAGTTAGAATAGCTTCAAGAATATAGAATAAAAATTGACATACAGTAGAGATTGGTCCAAAAAATGATACAACTACAGTTATGAAGATTGTTCTTTGtcatcaaaataataatttgagaGAACAATGTAAGGTCAACACACATGACCTTCATCATTAGAACGGGGGAAGTTCTCGTCCTTGTTAACTTAAGTAGATCTGCTGATAAAGACGATGTAAATCTCAACAAATCCATCATCACTATGCCAAAAACATGTCAACGGTCACGCATAAAAAAATACACCTCATTCTGAAAAGAGTACTATTGCCTGAGCAGCTGCATTCTTGAGTTTCTATTGTTTTAGTTTAGAGAATCTTTCCTTTCTGTGTCAAGGCTGAAATCAGGTATATTGTCCTCTGCCTCCGTACTGAATGTAAAAACCAGAGTTGGTACATTGACCATTTTCTTTCTCATCATATCCTTTTCTCAGATTCACTTTGGAGACTTTGAAATCATCCCCAGACTCATTCCTGCACTTAAGACCCTGTTTGCGGAGGAAAttgaagagatggaggagagaagagggaagagggagctGAGGGAGCTGAGACAGCCGAGAGGAAGCAGCTCTGACGCGAACGAGCAGAAGTTGAGTGGAGCGGTGGCCGAGGCCGGCCGAGGTGCCAAACGAGATCAGGAGGCGTCAGCAACACATGATGTAGaagcaaagagacagaaaacatgaGCTCCGATAAAAAGACTGACGCCGAGAGAATCCtgagttattttatttaaatgaacttTATGATTGCTgacttttatttgctttttgtgGTTTTATTGAAGAATAATTTACATTTGTGGCATTGTACAATGCTAAGCTATGAAtatggtgtttttgtttatcatgagactgaataaaaaataaaccacagagtGTGTAGTTTATTAAATTTGGATGTCTTTAGTGGTAAGCAACATAATATCCCATAGAGGTTTgtccaggggtgtccaaactacggcccgcgggccatctgcggcccgccatcgattttaaattggcccgcctctaaaaaaaatgtattgataaaaaaaaaaaaaaaaaaaacaatttagtagcacttaaatggaacttaattatagcactttgtagttttgctctagCTTTGAAGAACttgtactttcttgcttcttgttctgggtttgtacccttgaatgcacttatttgaTAATAGACCCTTCGACTGAAGGGTCGTGGTTAGTTCAGACCAcagattataaataaagatggacagtTTCTCCACATCATCCaaaaagaagattaaaaatTCTGGAAATCAACTCAGCCGTCTTTCACTAATGATGTAATATGTTGTGGAAGTTTTGTGGAGCTGGTGGAAGGAGAACTCGGGCAGCACTTGTTTTATGAAGAAGATTTTAacgtagacttgatgcatcaaagAAACCAGACGGTTAAACAATATGTATACactaacagagtaacatgaacAACTGTCACCCTCAAGTCTGAAGATGCCTCCCACAGCCTCTCCATATATCTTCCTCTACTGGTGTCACCCATTCCAATAGCACATCCACAAaaggctagaattgctgtcactctccatGTTACATGTAGCTGTTCGCATCCTATTGGAAAGTTGAGCCTAAAGcatgcattcctaaatcacattgtgtccttatgTCATGCCACTGGTGTAATATGCAAAAGAGTTAATTTTGGTtagagttgaagttggtgcctcCCTGTCTGCTCATCTGAGTTAATTATGAAAGTCGTTAAGTGTAGACGCTACAATGAACTGTTGTTCGGTCCTTTACCTATAACCTGAACTTGGTTACTGCttagagagagaacagaggatCTGTGGAATTAGATGGGCACTATTCTGCTGTGCAGATATAAtgtgtaatatacaatatacataatatatggCTGCATATACGGttatgtgtgaggatggtcaaaaatGCATCAACAGTATCGAGCACTTGTAGACCAAAATATGTGCTCGACCAAACGTGAGCCATTCTCAGCTGTCTATCATCATGTTTCACCGCGTTTTTACATCATCAGGTAACTTATCAGGAACATGAACAGTTGGACACAGTTTTGAAGAATTAGGACACCACATGAATAGTTGGACATTTGATCTTCATTTTAACAATATAGAGGCATAAAGTTaacacaactgaaaacaaaaccgAGGACTTATTGTTTACATTAGTCCACTTTTAGGTGAAAGTTTCTGATTGATCCATAGCTTTTGACTACTTTAGCCTCTCTGCTAACTTGCTAACTATACAGGCTGATGGCAGGTGTGTCCTGTGCATCGTTCCTGGTACTTTATTGCAGATTGtgacaataaatacattaagGATTGGCCTCAAGTCAATGTGTAATCATGTTAGAGTACTGAAAGTCTCCTTATACATAATTTATAAGCAGCATATAAAGGTTTCATATGCACTCCAATGTATCTGGAAGAAGATGTAACAGCTTATTGATGAATCTGGCAACCACTGCTCATGAATAGATAATAGATGATGATAATAGTAAAACATACttgtattaataaaacatgaaatcattTGAGAAGTTAACGAAAACTAAAATTGTAACACATCTGTGCCATGTTGAAActaaatttgaaatgtttatgttGAGGTTGTAAATGTCAGGATGACGTTAAGCTTTGCCCTGCTGCcacgtgattggctgattggataATTGCAGGTGTTCAGGTAATTTTCAAGTTGTTATCCAGAGGGACAGACCCAAAACCATCCGTTGTGAAAAGGGCCTGGGACCAGTGGACCAAAACCTATTCCAACCAAGACAGGATTTCTTTGTTCAGATCAAACTGAACTATGGTTTTGGTTTATTTGCAGTTTGAAAGGGATTCTTTGGTAGATTCAGACGTTTGGGGTCAATTGCAAAAAGTTGACGTCATTAAAcagtggaagaagaaaaagaaccgcAGGCGGCTTCTTCACCCTTGTCGATATAAAGTTTGAACGACATACATTTTGTCGGTAGTGAAACCATAATGGTATCACAGCAGGAATAGCTGAACTACTTCACATTATTTCCACACAGTCCCCTGGCAGCTCTAATGGTAACACTCATATTTGAAGGAAATCGGTTTATTATTGACCAAAACCCCCTTAAATTTAATGTGCCTGTATTGCAAGGATTTCTTGAGTTTCAAACTTTTCGTGGATGTTAGCAGTGAGACTTTCTCTGAGCTGTCCAGCATGAGATTCTCTTCAAAGGTTCGATTTAATGGGACGTTTAATCTGAAAACTGCAGCAGAGGCTCAGACCAGCACTGATAATAACAACTCAGTCCACATGGGGGCTTCAGTGAGCAACATCCTCTTGTATCAAACAGTCACTGAGgcttaaaggaaaaaaactccACATCAGTTTATATGGAAATAAACTTGTGAAGAGTGACTGTAATAAATATTGCCACTGGAGGGAGCAGTGGCTGCAGGAAAATCCTCGgctcacagcagcagtgatgaaaacacagaggccTCCAGCTGATAGAGGGATCGGGTGTTCTGTCCAAACCACAGGGAGATTGTTCCTTTGCATCTTAAAagtggtttggtttgttttcgtAGCCTTTTGGTTTGACACATAACTCAAACCATCCACATACATTCCTCAGGCATGAGTGCACTTTGACTTCAGAGGCTCGACCTTTCAATTATGGAGAAGACGCAGACCCTCTGAGAAAACATTTTTCCACCACCCGGTTCTCCAGCACTTCACTTGTATTTGGATTTTTAGCCTCCTGTTTGGGTTAGAAAGGTGGAATTTAAGGTTCTACTCTAAATTCAAGGCCAAAAGGTAAAACTGCACTAAGaggaccccccccacacacacccctcccccccgacacacacacctcccctgCTCTCTATCCCCTTTAGATAAGACAGGTGCCAGAACTCTGAGGTAAATGTGAGCTTCCAGAGATTAGCGTGTTGAGCGGAGTGTGAAGAGGCAAGATGAACATGCATTGCTCTTGAGCCGGGCGTCCAGTTAGGGTTCCTCTGCTGCCGCCAGGGTCGCCTCGATCACAGGAGGCATGGGCTTATAAGCAGTGAAGGGAGCAGGAATGGGTTTTGACACGAGCATCACGGAGTCAGGAGGTCGGACCGATAGACCTAATCATCACTCGGCCAGCAGCGGACCACAGCAAATGAATATTGAAGGCTCAGTTCAAATGAATTTATCATGCTGCAATTTAAGAAAACAACCTGAGGATTCACCGGCCTGGCTTTTTTCAAAGTATATTTTCCGGGTCAAGTATCGCGTAGAAGATATGGTTGGCTTTGGGCCTATAGCTCCACCCTTCCAATGATCTTGCTCCATTGAAGCTTTGTTCACTGCAGGCACATATACCTGGAGACCATTGTTTCTGTTGAACCTGATAAAAGCAGGTGGCATTCAGAAGTGCATGGCAGGGGCAGGTTAGTCTCCTTTTAAGTTGTCTCTGTTCTAACCTTAGTTAACTATTTAAAGACTTTACCCACACCACAGCGAAGATTTACCTTTTTTTACATTCCACAAAGCAAATTTAGCCCTGAATTTATCCTGAAGTTTATCCTAGACTAATAGGCTGCTGTcatatgtgttaatgtgtgcacgtttaaccctgtgtgtgtgtgtgctgtggtaCCAAGTGGCCCATTAGCAATCCGGTAAACCCCCTGCCTGTCTGGTTTAAATCTAAAGTACATTaccaaatgttttacttttgtttctgGCCCCAATAAGTTGGCATTAgcatctttttctctctttggcCTGTTGTTTTTATGGTCCTAATCCACTTTATATGTATTGTAtctatatttttaaacaaagtaCCCATTTAAAGTTACAATCTACGTCTGTGTAATAATTCATTAGCAGTATTTAAGGGTattcaattaatttgtttaaataaatcttCTGGATCCTTACCACCAGGTGGCGGTGTCCAACCTTATCTTTCCTCAGTCACATATGATGTACAATTATCTGTTTAAATTTGAAGATTTCATATGTTAATACTGTACACAGGATCACTAAATGATTCGAGTGGTGAGTCCAGATACTTGGGAACTCACAGAAACTCACGGGATCAAACACAACTTCAGAATGAAAAGGAACATGCTTGTGTGTATCATGTTTTACACAAATAACTTATTAAACAAGCACTAATGCTATAGTTCCACAATTGTCTAttgactttttcttcttccccccATGGTACAGGAAACAAGTCTTGTGTGTTCATCTGGTgtcaaaatcaaaacatttcagatCCATATCAAGTTGGATTAACAATTCAGAAAGTTGATGCAAGTTGCCAACATGCTGAAGTCATCGCTTATAAACAGATGAACATTATTTATTCTCAACATTAAACAGTAGCTTTAAATGTGaacttttcaaatgtttctcttGTGTCACTTGTGAGCTGCACGTCATCTCTTTTACAGGCATCTTACATTTTCAAGATGAACATTTATAGGCCTGTCACACCTGGTCCTCGTTCTTTGTTATCATGCAAATGTTCAGAAGAGGAGCCTGAGTGTTGTTCTGATGCtctaaacacaaatacaacacaaatacaacacgTTTACAGCGTCTTTGTAAGTCGGGTCAACACCTTCACCACTCAGGAGACAGGAACCTCTGAGGAGCATGTGAATGCATCATTATTTATGCTGCACACTGCTTTGTTTAAGTTCTTAACATGAGTACACAACATCTGATTGGAGACACTTCCTGAGCAGCTCGCTCTTATTGGCTAATGTGGTTTTTGCTCATTCTCCCAATCCCTACTCCTTTTCAATAGAAGACAATAAAACaaccctgttttatttttaccaaacCGCGGAGGCCCGGATTCAGTCGATGACATTTAGATTATGTCTGTAAACCCCTCAGACTACAGGATCATTGGGCCAGATTATGAGCTCAGATCAGCATCAGTGCAGCAG harbors:
- the elac2 gene encoding zinc phosphodiesterase ELAC protein 2 isoform X1, coding for MNTVRLSLRCLTVEFVKGRVLPATRRYSPTLSQFLRTMATNSGSSYGDSNNLDTRQQLGPKKGKQKEPLRRLKTRENRSKRGDVHGPSTVYVQVVGAGSRDTPASVYVFSEYNRYLFNCGEGTQRLMQEHKLRAARLDNIFLTKLSWKNVGGLSGMILTLKDTGVPECVLSGPPQLENYVNAIKSFSGPLEDIKLSVRPYTDEAHSDDTMTVYQVPVFAQSGGPSRRLSPRSSSPPRSPVSPKKDDMDSNSRGGGPRSPGERRTTNRDTSLVVAFICKLHPKRGSFLVPQARELGLPVGTAAIGPLITALKCGQSITYEGKEIRPEQVCTPTDPGPIFIVVECPSDEFIKGVCTNQQLRRHQTGGTEDSAVLVVHMTPESVLKTDEYKEWMERFPSSTEHLILNEQVSTDHNIRSHKIQAQLNMIHPEIFPQLSSSQTKEPQAALHVPNVRAECLLKFQLRPVMEWQRDAIPSCNAEEFVQEASEVPNFLEEVEKCRKICSIDAAEPSGRGEKYPEVVFLGTGSALPMKIRNVSGTLVNISPSQSILLDCGEGTFGQLCRHYGEDVNKALSKISTVFISHMHADHHTGLLNLLYQKERAMMTLGKELSPIYLIAPSQIMTWLNQYHDYCEEILSHVNFVSNKFLCDRADSPTQRTSSLIKACLKKNDLQKFQTCIVRHCKNAFACSFTHNSGWKLAFSGDTMPCDGLVQIGRNATLLIHEATLEDGMEEEAVEKRHSTTSQAIGIGMKMNAKFIMLNHFSQRYAKIPLFSEDFNDRVGISFDHMKIHFGDFEIIPRLIPALKTLFAEEIEEMEERRGKRELRELRQPRGSSSDANEQKLSGAVAEAGRGAKRDQEASATHDVEAKRQKT
- the elac2 gene encoding zinc phosphodiesterase ELAC protein 2 isoform X2; this translates as MATNSGSSYGDSNNLDTRQQLGPKKGKQKEPLRRLKTRENRSKRGDVHGPSTVYVQVVGAGSRDTPASVYVFSEYNRYLFNCGEGTQRLMQEHKLRAARLDNIFLTKLSWKNVGGLSGMILTLKDTGVPECVLSGPPQLENYVNAIKSFSGPLEDIKLSVRPYTDEAHSDDTMTVYQVPVFAQSGGPSRRLSPRSSSPPRSPVSPKKDDMDSNSRGGGPRSPGERRTTNRDTSLVVAFICKLHPKRGSFLVPQARELGLPVGTAAIGPLITALKCGQSITYEGKEIRPEQVCTPTDPGPIFIVVECPSDEFIKGVCTNQQLRRHQTGGTEDSAVLVVHMTPESVLKTDEYKEWMERFPSSTEHLILNEQVSTDHNIRSHKIQAQLNMIHPEIFPQLSSSQTKEPQAALHVPNVRAECLLKFQLRPVMEWQRDAIPSCNAEEFVQEASEVPNFLEEVEKCRKICSIDAAEPSGRGEKYPEVVFLGTGSALPMKIRNVSGTLVNISPSQSILLDCGEGTFGQLCRHYGEDVNKALSKISTVFISHMHADHHTGLLNLLYQKERAMMTLGKELSPIYLIAPSQIMTWLNQYHDYCEEILSHVNFVSNKFLCDRADSPTQRTSSLIKACLKKNDLQKFQTCIVRHCKNAFACSFTHNSGWKLAFSGDTMPCDGLVQIGRNATLLIHEATLEDGMEEEAVEKRHSTTSQAIGIGMKMNAKFIMLNHFSQRYAKIPLFSEDFNDRVGISFDHMKIHFGDFEIIPRLIPALKTLFAEEIEEMEERRGKRELRELRQPRGSSSDANEQKLSGAVAEAGRGAKRDQEASATHDVEAKRQKT